The following nucleotide sequence is from Synechococcus sp. KORDI-52.
GCCCCTGGGCCCTCGAGCCGCAGCCAGTTGCGCCAGAGGCTGATTCGCCGTGGAACGCCAACCAAATAGGACCCTGTATCGACTTCACGCTAGCTCTCTCCAAAGGGCATGCTGGATGGAGCGGACTGAGACGCCATGGCCCTGCGTTTGGACGGCAAGGTGCTGGCAAGGGATGTGGAGCGGCGTCTGCAAATCCTGATCGAGCGGCGCCTGGCCGAGGCGGGGCGACCTCCGGGTTTGGCCGTGCTGCGTGTTGGCGATGATCCAGCCAGTGCCGTCTACGTCGCCAACAAGGAAAAGGCCTGTGGCCGGATTGGGGTGGCCAGCTTCGGCGACCACCTCCCTGGCGATACGCCTCCGGCGGAGGTGCTTCAGACCATTGAACGGCTGAATGCCAATCCCGAAGTGGATGGCATCCTCCTGCAGTTGCCACTACCGGCCGGCCTGGACGAGGGGCCGCTGTTAATGGCCATTGATCCCGAAAAGGATGCCGATGGTCTGCACACCCTCAATCTCGGCCGGCTGCTCAAGGGGGAACCGGGCCCGCGCAGCTGCACCCCCGCCGGGGTGATGGCGATGCTGCGCAGCAATGGCATCGATCCAGCGGGCAAGCGCGCTGTGGTGATTGGCCGCAGCATTCTTGTGGGGCAGCCGATGGCTTTGATGCTGCAGGCGGCCAACGCCACCGTCACCATCGCCCACTCCCGCACGGCCGATCTGGCGGCCCACACCCGGGAAGCCGACATTCTTGTGGTGGCAGCCGGCCGTCCTGAGTTCATCGGGGCCGAGCACGTGCGGCCTGGGGCGGCTGTGGTGGATGTCGGCATTCACCGCAAGCCGGAAGGCGGATTGTGCGGGGATGTTCGCGCGGCTGAAATCGAACCCATCGCTGCTGCGCTTTCCCCCGTCCCCGGCGGCGTGGGACCGATGACGGTGACGATGTTGCTGGTGAACACCGTTATGGCGTGGTGCAGACGTCACAACCTTGACCATGATCTGGACGATCTTGTGCCCTGATCGACCCCATGGCGCTGCACTGGCTGTTCCCGACCCCGGTTCTGCAGGTGGACCTTGAGCCGGATGCCGCCACGGCCGCAGCCATGCAGCAGCAGCTGGAGCAGTTCGATGCCCAGGTGTTTCAACACCCTGAGTTCAGCGATCGCAACAATCTCACCGGCGATCTGTTGGGCCATGCCGGCCTGGATCAGTTGCACCGCATGGATGCGTTCCAGTGGCTGAACGGGCAGTTGGCTGAGCATGTTTCGGCCTATCTCCGATCGCTGTTAGGCCCGGATCACGGCCTTGTGGCCCACATCCAAAAAGCCTGGCCCGTGGTGTGTGCGAGGAATGGCGGCACGGTGGATCTCCACAGCCACCGCAACGCCCAGTTGAGCGCGGTGTTCTACGTGTTGATGGATCCGTCGAACGAGAGCGGGGAGCTGGAATTTGAGGCGCCCGACGATTACTTCAGCCATGTGATGGCGATTCCGTACCGCGACGCGGCGGTTTCCGGTGGTGTGTTCGCGCCGCTGCCCCACCGTCTTCTTCTGTTTCCATCGGACCTGCGCCATCGGGTGCTCCCCTATGAAGGAAACGGCCCCCGCTATTCGGTCTCCTACGACCTGGCCATCACCACGGCGCCGGGCAAGGGGCGCGAAATGCGAACACCCCATCCGATGGACTGGGTCCCCCTCGGCAGCTAAGGGCTCGGCCTGAGAGAATCCCGCCAGCCAGGGTCCGCCCATGAGCGCCGAGTTCGATTTCAAGGCCTATCTCGGCAAGGCCAAGGAACAGGTGGAAGCGGCCCTCGATGGATCCCTCGGTCCTGAGCGGCCGGAGTCCCTCCGCGAAGCGATGCGCTATTCGCTGCTTGCCGGTGGCAAGCGCCTGCGCCCGATTCTCTGCCTTGCCGCCTGCGAGTTGGCGGGCGGTGAGGCGAAGCAGGCCTTGCCCACGGCGGTGGCGCTGGAAATGATCCACACCATGTCGTTGATCCATGACGACCTGCCGGCCATGGACGACGACGACCTGCGCCGTGGTCGTCCCACCAACCACAAGGTGTACGGCGACGCCGTGGCCATCCTTGCCGGTGATGCTCTGCTGACCCGCGCCTTCGAAATGGTGGCGCTGCGCAGTCCGGATGTGCCGGCTGAGCGTCTGCTCAAGGTGGTAGGAGAACTGTCGTTGGTGGCCGGTGCCCCAGGCCTTGTGGGCGGCCAGGTGGTGGATCTGGAAAGCGAGGGCAAGGAGGTTGATCTTGAAACCCTCGAGTACATCCACCTCCACAAAACCGGAGCCCTGTTGAGCGCTTGTGTGATCACTGGGGCGATAATCGGCGGCGCCGATGAGGCGCTGATCAAGGCCCTGCGCACCTACGCCAGGGGGATCGGCCTCGCTTTCCAGATTATCGACGACATCCTCGACATCACGGCCAGCAGCGAGGTGCTCGGCAAAACCGCCGGCAAGGACCTCATCGCCGACAAGACCACCTATCCCAAGCTTCTGGGGCTCGACGAGTCCCGCCGCCGGGCCGATGCGTTGGTCAACGAAGCGAAAGAGGCGCTTCAACCCTGGGCAGAGAAGGCCATTCCCCTGCTGGCCTTGGCCGACTTCATCACCAGCCGCGACCGATGATCGATGCCACGCCTTCCCATGCGGTGCTGCGGGAGTTCTTCGACAACAGTTCGCTCACCTGGGGCTTGATGGCCTGTGGCGTCGCCCAGCTGTCCAAGTTGTTCCTTGAGTTGCTCCTGCATCGCCGTTGGCGTCCGGCGGTGCTGATCGAAACCGGCGGCATGCCGTCGAGCCATTCCGCTCTTGTGACGGGGACCGCGGCCTGTGTGGGCTGGACCCTCGGCTTCGATCACCCCCTCTTCGCTGTTGCGGCGATGGTGGCGTTCGTGGTCATGTACGACGCCAGTGGCATTCGTCGTGCTGCCGGGCTGACGGCGGAACGGGTCAATGGCCTGCCTGATTCGCTCTGGCCAGATGCTCCGGAGAAACCCCTCAAGGAAAGCCTGGGCCACAGCCGGCTCCAGGTGCTGGTGGGCAGCCTGATGGGTCCCGCCATTGCTCTGCCTGGTCTGGAATTTGTGGGATCACCGCTGCATCTGCTGTCGGGTCTTGGAGCCGGGCTGGGGTGACCGCCACCGCGGACCTCACCGTTGATCAACAGGCAGCTGCGGACGCCTTTGCAGCTTGGCTCAAGCAGCCCGTTGATGGCACGCCCTTCGTGCTCAGTGGTTTTGCCGGCAGCGGCAAGACCTTTCTCTCCATGCGTCTGCTTCGGCAGGTGGAAGCCAGTGGTTTGTGTTGGACCGTCGTGGCTCCAACCCACAAAGCGGTCGGTGTCTTACGCCAGGCGTTGGACCTGGAGGGTCTTCAACCCACCTGGTATCCCTCCACCATCCATCGCTTGTTGCGGCTCAAGCTCAAGCGCTCCGCCGACGCTGAACTCTGCGAGCCCACCGAGCAGACGGCCATGGCCCTGGAGAACCTGGGCCTCGTGCTGATCGACGAAGCCTCGATGGTGGACAGCACCCTCTTGGGCATCGCCCTCCAGTGCGCCCATCCGTTCAAGACCCGTCTGGTGTTTGTCGGCGACCCCGCCCAGTTGCCTCCGGTGGGCGAGCCGAACAGTCCCGTGTTTGCGATGCAACGGTCCTGTTCCGCCAGCTTGACCCAGGTGGTGCGGCATCAAGGTCCGGTGCTGCAGCTGGCGGCGGGTCTGCGCGAGGGGCGCCTGCCCTGCCAGATGCCGCCGCTGCTGCCGCCGATTCGTTCCCCGCAAGGGCAGGTGTGCAGCCTGGTGCAACGGGATTGGCTGGATCAGGCCCGTCGTGCGTTGCGGGACGCCGCGGCGCAAGACAACCCCGATGCCGCACGCATCCTCTGCTACACGAACCGCACCCTGGATCGTCTGGTGCCCCATGCGCGACGGGCCATCCATGGGGAGATGGCCGATCAGATGCCGGTGCTGCCCGGTGAGGTGTTGATCAGTCGCACCGCGGTGATGGCACCGGCCTCAAGGGACGGAGAAGAGGCCGGGGAAGAACCCGACATGGTGCTCGGCTCCAACCGCGAAGTGATCGTGCGTGATGTCACGCCGGAGGCCTGTGATCTGGCGGATTTCGGCCTGTCGTCTGCCGATGGGCCTGTACCCGTGATTGAGACCCTCTCCGCATCGGTGAATGCGGGGGATCTGGAGCTCACCCTGCGCCTGCAGCCACCCCTGGGCAGTACCGGACGTCAGGAGCTCGATGCCGTGATGCAGCGGCTGCGCAAGCAGGCCCGTGATGCGGGCAAGAAAAACGGTCGCGCGATCTGGCGGCAGTATTTCTTGATTCGCGATGCCTTCGCCTCCTTGGGCCCGGCGGCGGTGCTCACGGTGCACCGCAGTCAGGGAAGCAGTTTCGGAGAAGTCTTTGTGGCTCCGGATGTTTTCCGTGCCGATCCCTCGATACGGCAGCAGCTCTGTTATGTGGCCGTGTCCCGAGCCCGTACTGGTGTCTGGTTGCTCGGAGGTGAGACCTCGTCCGACCTGCGCGCCTCCTGGCAGCGTGAATTGGACACCACCAGGGAGTCGTTGTGAATCAGTTGATCATCAGACCGCTGATGCCTTGCCAACCCAGATAAGACCCGAGCCCGACACTGAGGCTTCCTACCACCAGTTCCCCCCGGCGAAGCAGGGCGATTTTGCCGCTTTGCAGAAGGGGAAGTACCCGCTGACGTCCGATCAAAACAGCCAGAAACGGAATCAGAAGCAGCACACTGGTGGCGGCGCTGAATCCGGCGCTCCAGGCAATTTCCGCCTGCAATGGCAATTGCGCGGCAAGGATCACAGCTGCACTCTTGGCGAACAGCAGGATGTCGTCGGGACTGATGACCTCGGTGACACTGCTGATCAGCAACAGCAAGGGGAGTGGCATCGCTGCGAAACGATCCACGGCGCCGCTCCAGGCTGGAGCCTCTCCGCCATTCAGCACCCCTCGGATCAGTTCACGCCCGCCCAGGGCGATCAAGGCTCCGCCGCCGATCAGGTCCAGCCCGGTGCGGTGGTCGGATCCCTGGCTCATGTCCAGCAGCAGTCCATGGCCCAGGGTCAGGAGAGCGATCACCACTAGGGCACTGGTCAGCAACCAACCGCCCACAAACAAGCCTCCGCGCCGCAGGGGTGACGCACCCAGCAACAGCAAAAGCAGAAGCACGAGATGGATGGGCGAGAGCGCTATCCCCAGCCCGTAGGTCAGCAGTTCTGTCCAGATCCTGGGTTCTGCCATTCAGGCGACACGTTTTGCAGGGGCATTCCAGCGCTGAATGGCTCGGATGTCCCGTTCCCATCCCAGGATGCTCACGGTGGCTGTTCCGAGGGGCAGGAGCTGGCCGCCGCAGGCTCCCAGACCCAGCCAAGTTCCGGCGAGGGCTCTAAGGATGTGGCCGTGGGCGAACAAGGCAACATCCCCTGCTTCTAGAACAGCGAGTGCTGTGTTGATCGCTCTGACGCAGCGAACCTCAACCTGTTGTGCGTCCTCTCCGTTGGGACAGCCATGGCTCCACACCGTCCACTTTGGAACGGTTTCTCGAATCGTTGAGGTTGTGATTCCTTCGTAATCCCCATAGTTCCATTCGACAATGTCTTCATTGATCTGCATCTGTTCGCCAAGACCAGCCAGTTCACAGGTACGTCTTGCTCGTTGGAGGGGAGAGCTGAACACTGCTGCGAAGTGCTGTTGACCGAGAACCTCGGCGAGGGCACGGGCCTCAGCTTCACCCTCAGGCAGCAACGGTAAATCCGTGATGCCGGTGTGCCGACCGTCGAGAGCCCACTCCGTTGCTCCGTGGCGCAACAACCAGAGCTGGCGTGACATCTGCCTGTGATGACGACGACCACCACAGCGTGGGGTGGGTTGGCTGACGAGTCAGCAACCTGCATCACAACTTCAGGATCAGGGCAGCCAGGCCGATACTCATTCCCAGACTCACGACGCCGAGAAGGGCGCGCCAGAAGGCTTTGTCTTTGGTGTTGAGGAAATTGTTCAAGAAATGCCGCTGTATTCAGCCGTCAGTTTTGCCCTCTGGCAGCAGATACGGAAAGGTGCGATTGATCGGGCGATGCAGTGACCGCAACGTTTTGTCGTAGTGCACATCAGCCACCACGCTGTAGCGGCGCCCCAGCACCAGTGCGTGGTCCAGATCGGCTTCGCAGCTGCGGATGTCGGTTTGCACAAGCCGCGCTTGTGTTGACACCGGTGCAGCAGCAGGAATTAGTGCAGAAAATTGCCCTTCCCTTTGCCGCCAGCTTTGACAGGCGTCAAGGGCTTCTGATGGCGAATCGAACACCTGCTT
It contains:
- a CDS encoding AAA family ATPase, giving the protein MTATADLTVDQQAAADAFAAWLKQPVDGTPFVLSGFAGSGKTFLSMRLLRQVEASGLCWTVVAPTHKAVGVLRQALDLEGLQPTWYPSTIHRLLRLKLKRSADAELCEPTEQTAMALENLGLVLIDEASMVDSTLLGIALQCAHPFKTRLVFVGDPAQLPPVGEPNSPVFAMQRSCSASLTQVVRHQGPVLQLAAGLREGRLPCQMPPLLPPIRSPQGQVCSLVQRDWLDQARRALRDAAAQDNPDAARILCYTNRTLDRLVPHARRAIHGEMADQMPVLPGEVLISRTAVMAPASRDGEEAGEEPDMVLGSNREVIVRDVTPEACDLADFGLSSADGPVPVIETLSASVNAGDLELTLRLQPPLGSTGRQELDAVMQRLRKQARDAGKKNGRAIWRQYFLIRDAFASLGPAAVLTVHRSQGSSFGEVFVAPDVFRADPSIRQQLCYVAVSRARTGVWLLGGETSSDLRASWQRELDTTRESL
- a CDS encoding GAP family protein, which encodes MAEPRIWTELLTYGLGIALSPIHLVLLLLLLLGASPLRRGGLFVGGWLLTSALVVIALLTLGHGLLLDMSQGSDHRTGLDLIGGGALIALGGRELIRGVLNGGEAPAWSGAVDRFAAMPLPLLLLISSVTEVISPDDILLFAKSAAVILAAQLPLQAEIAWSAGFSAATSVLLLIPFLAVLIGRQRVLPLLQSGKIALLRRGELVVGSLSVGLGSYLGWQGISGLMIN
- the folD gene encoding bifunctional methylenetetrahydrofolate dehydrogenase/methenyltetrahydrofolate cyclohydrolase FolD; translation: MALRLDGKVLARDVERRLQILIERRLAEAGRPPGLAVLRVGDDPASAVYVANKEKACGRIGVASFGDHLPGDTPPAEVLQTIERLNANPEVDGILLQLPLPAGLDEGPLLMAIDPEKDADGLHTLNLGRLLKGEPGPRSCTPAGVMAMLRSNGIDPAGKRAVVIGRSILVGQPMALMLQAANATVTIAHSRTADLAAHTREADILVVAAGRPEFIGAEHVRPGAAVVDVGIHRKPEGGLCGDVRAAEIEPIAAALSPVPGGVGPMTVTMLLVNTVMAWCRRHNLDHDLDDLVP
- a CDS encoding divergent PAP2 family protein — encoded protein: MIDATPSHAVLREFFDNSSLTWGLMACGVAQLSKLFLELLLHRRWRPAVLIETGGMPSSHSALVTGTAACVGWTLGFDHPLFAVAAMVAFVVMYDASGIRRAAGLTAERVNGLPDSLWPDAPEKPLKESLGHSRLQVLVGSLMGPAIALPGLEFVGSPLHLLSGLGAGLG
- the crtE gene encoding geranylgeranyl diphosphate synthase CrtE, whose product is MSAEFDFKAYLGKAKEQVEAALDGSLGPERPESLREAMRYSLLAGGKRLRPILCLAACELAGGEAKQALPTAVALEMIHTMSLIHDDLPAMDDDDLRRGRPTNHKVYGDAVAILAGDALLTRAFEMVALRSPDVPAERLLKVVGELSLVAGAPGLVGGQVVDLESEGKEVDLETLEYIHLHKTGALLSACVITGAIIGGADEALIKALRTYARGIGLAFQIIDDILDITASSEVLGKTAGKDLIADKTTYPKLLGLDESRRRADALVNEAKEALQPWAEKAIPLLALADFITSRDR
- a CDS encoding TIGR02466 family protein, which gives rise to MALHWLFPTPVLQVDLEPDAATAAAMQQQLEQFDAQVFQHPEFSDRNNLTGDLLGHAGLDQLHRMDAFQWLNGQLAEHVSAYLRSLLGPDHGLVAHIQKAWPVVCARNGGTVDLHSHRNAQLSAVFYVLMDPSNESGELEFEAPDDYFSHVMAIPYRDAAVSGGVFAPLPHRLLLFPSDLRHRVLPYEGNGPRYSVSYDLAITTAPGKGREMRTPHPMDWVPLGS
- a CDS encoding histidine phosphatase family protein; its protein translation is MSRQLWLLRHGATEWALDGRHTGITDLPLLPEGEAEARALAEVLGQQHFAAVFSSPLQRARRTCELAGLGEQMQINEDIVEWNYGDYEGITTSTIRETVPKWTVWSHGCPNGEDAQQVEVRCVRAINTALAVLEAGDVALFAHGHILRALAGTWLGLGACGGQLLPLGTATVSILGWERDIRAIQRWNAPAKRVA